The genomic window GCGGAAGCCAAccaatcacttttatttcttgaCATTTATCGTTTCACTAAAGGGGTTTACTTAAGGGGGGGGGTTCAATGGTCTGTCTCTGCACTTTTTTAGGGTTTTTCATGTTATGTAATGAGGCATTCAAAACTAAACAAGTGCTACACTTCCCCCCTATCATACCTCATGTCATGTATATCTATACGTGTtggctatgtgtgtgtgtttttattgagtGAGTCCTTTTTAATCTTCTGCAAAATTCATGGTGCGTTAAAGCCCTCCTGTGGGGATACAAAGGATTCCGGATAGAGCATGTGCAAACTGCTGAAACATGCGCACCCATTAAATATCGTGTAATGGTATCGACCGTAATGCCTAATGCATTCAGACCTGGCGACCTGCCCTTTGCTCACAGTTCCTCCCCTCtgtaataaacacaaacacatctgcgCATGCTGCATCCCCTACCTACCCTCCTGCAGGATGTGTGTGGGCTGCACAGCTTTCACTTTGTAGTGCCTCGCTCTCCATCCTGGACTGGGAGCCTCCACTATCTCCCTGTCGCTGAGCCAGGTGACCGTCTCGAAGTTGTCCCCGTTTGCCAAGGCATCGACCTCTGCGCTGTGGACGCCCACCTGTTGGAACTGATGCAGACCCCCCGAATGGTCAAAGTGGGCGTGGGTGGCGATGGCCAGCAGTGGGTTCTTCCTCTGCGGGTCTTTACCGAGAAGCCCCTTGTCGTCGATGTAGTCAGGTAAGCTTCTCAAGCCGAGCCCAGTGTCTATCACCACGTCCTGGTGTGAGCCCCGAAGCAGCCAGATGTTGGCCCGGTTGTCTGACTGGTAGAATCGCTCCTGGATCCAGAATAGTCCGTCTCCGAGCGATTTGTGAGCGTACCAGTCGGATGCAGACATCCCAGTTCACGCACTGGTCGAAGTAACCTGCTGCGGGTGTTGCGCTGTCAGCTGATTTTCTGCGAGGTTTGTCGAGGTGTAACTAGCCTTCCAGCTAGAGGTGATATGTTTTCATTGGCAATAATGTGATGGTGGCTGCTGACACACCCTTGTTTAAAGAGAGCGCGCTTATTGGACAAACAGAGCAGTGACGAGAGCCTAACGAGATGATACCATTGGCTGTGAATACACCACGCCCCTTCTACGTCATCGATAGGCGGGACTAGTTTAAAGccacatttttttattgctgACTAGAGTTTGGTCTTCCACGCCGGTGTTAGCTAAGCTGTTCAGACTTTCATTAAGGTTTTCTTATGAAAGTAGCCACAGCAAGACTTTATAAACCTGCCGAACCATAGATGAAACTTGGTGGATGACGTATTGtcaagaaaataagaaaaaaaaaatgaaatcgtAGGATAAGCTGCAAAATAGTCCTAAATTACACTGGATTTCTGGTCTCCACATTTGGAGCAGTAACTAAAAAACACTCATAGTGAGTATTAAAGCCGGATGTTTTTGTCTATGTCTCTCTGGTGTCGTGTCAATGCTCACCACTGCTTCAAACGCTGGCAAAGTCAGTCTAAAGGCGATAAAAAGCTGGTGTAGGCTACATGAACCTGTTGGGGTCTCCACGTGTTTGACAGTGGAGTTGACTGGACTCATGTGGACTCTGTGCTGCAGGTACTTCTCAGAGGTCTGCAGCCATGGCAGGCAAGGGTCGAGGAGTAGCTGCCTTTACCTTCAACATCGAGGCTCTGGGTATCGGCAGGGGCAGCATGCCAGACGCCAGGGTGGGGCCCAGCCCGCTGTTTCCAGTAAGTACCCACTACTTACACatttacaaatacacacacacacgcacacaccattGTGGCGTATAGTTTTGCATCATGTTGAATATGCCTTAAAGAGCTCAAACTTCTTCCAACTATagcattttaaagttatacaaTGTACATGTGTATTTAAACATATGTACATGCCATAAAAAGCAGATGTTTTTGAATGTATATACAAATGAGTTGGGTGAAATCATATATATAGCTATGTTTATGCAGTGCTGTTGACATTATCTAGTTTAAAAGCAGTGTGTGAGTTGTGtccctcatgaacaatcaaCAGTAAACCACTTAAGACTCCTGTGAGACATCACACACATGTGCAATCCTTGATTTCCAGTGCACTATCTCaacaaccatgtgcaatattgtaatttattctgacatattttattattatattcatccactaaaacttgcactctggcttaggctaattcatctatttatgtcttaaaagtacttctatacctttctttgtacagatagtattttttatttttattctatttagaATTGTTaaggttagtttttaggtttctatatttattgtccttactgtcttgttgtttagTACCAGTCTTCCATTCACCTCCTGACAGAAAATAAATCCCCTGTTGCATGatgcttgttttcttttctgcatgATACAATGATGGAGACCTATAGGTAATAATGACTGAAGTCCTTTTCATCATACTCTCTGTGCATGCTATGCTCACTATACAGTACCCATGGTAATTAAAATATGTCTGTTTGACCTAATTTTGCACACAGGCTCAGAGAGTGATTGTGGCACTGTGTAATGATGGTAAAATATTGTAGTCTACTCACCACAAACCAATTGACACACAACAATTCAAGGCAGAATAATCTACCAAAAGGTCTGTACaagatgtctgtgaaggttctcagtctcaGTCAGTTCTCAGTCTGTGTTAAATTGGTAGTCTGGACTGTATTTGATTGTGTGGGATCTGTCTGTCATATTTTGGTACCATTTTGATGTATCTTAAATTATATTATTGCTCTGAACCAAAATTGGAGGAAACCCTGAAGTACCAATGAAGGTTAcgtttttttcaacatttagcCAGATATGCCCCTTTGTGTATTGCAGAACACTGACTTCAAGCCTGTGCCGCTAAAGGCTGGCGAGGAGGAGGACTACATGTTGGCCTTGAAACAGGAGATGAGAGGAACGATGCAGCGGCTACCTCATAATATCAAGCCTGATTCCAATAAAGCaggtgaggaggggaggagtgCATTAGAAACCTGATGTCTGATGGAAACGCTTCAGTAAGGCATTTGTCTGCTGTGAGAGAGGGTAATGCAGCACTTAGGAACTGAAACATTTAATAATAGTCATATCtgggaaaag from Notolabrus celidotus isolate fNotCel1 chromosome 9, fNotCel1.pri, whole genome shotgun sequence includes these protein-coding regions:
- the mblac2 gene encoding metallo-beta-lactamase domain-containing protein 2 → MSASDWYAHKSLGDGLFWIQERFYQSDNRANIWLLRGSHQDVVIDTGLGLRSLPDYIDDKGLLGKDPQRKNPLLAIATHAHFDHSGGLHQFQQVGVHSAEVDALANGDNFETVTWLSDREIVEAPSPGWRARHYKVKAVQPTHILQEGDVINLGDRQLTVLHMPGHSRGSICLHDRDNKMLFSGDVVYDGAMIDWLPYSRVSDYISSCERLVGLVDSEEVDQVLPGHYNTFGAKRLNRIASTYISRAGTCPAKVSTFAWSTLAGVALRACNPRSAC